The Lynx canadensis isolate LIC74 chromosome D1, mLynCan4.pri.v2, whole genome shotgun sequence genome has a segment encoding these proteins:
- the LOC115526144 gene encoding olfactory receptor 52A1-like, which yields MASVNMSYLDPTTLMLIGIPGLQNVQFWIGFSFFAICLVALLGNTILLIIPTEHSLHQPMYVFLAVPAATDLGLCVAIAPKMLAIFWFGSCSTAFDACLAQLFFIHALQGMESGILLAMAFDRSVAICDPLRHASILTPSILVTMVLVVAIRAMVLVGILPILIKRLHLFHSVVIAHSYCEHMAMVKLAAEDIRVNKTCGLLVGFTILGFDMIFIFISYILIFQAVFHLHQKEARLKAFNTCTAHIFVFLEFYILAFFSFFSHRFGHVAPSTHILLSTIYLLVPPALNPIVYGVKNKVIRQRVAQIFLLNRHSQQ from the coding sequence ATGGCATCCGTTAATATGTCATATCTAGACCCCACAACACTGATGCTAATTGGGATCCCCGGACTACAGAACGTGCAATTTTGGATTGGGTTTTCCTTCTTTGCAATATGCCTGGTGGCTCTTCTGGGAAATACTATTTTACTAATCATTCCTACAGAACACAGCCTGCATCAACCCATGTACGTTTTCCTGGCAGTGCCGGCAGCCACTGACCTAGGGCTCTGTGTAGCCATTGCTCCCAAGATGTTGGCCATCTTCTGGTTTGGCTCATGCTCCACGGCTTTTGATGCTTGCTTAGCCCAGCTTTTCTTCATTCATGCCTTGCAGGGCATGGAATCTGGCATCCTGCTGGCCATGGCCTTTGACCGCTCTGTTGCCATCTGTGATCCACTGAGGCACGCATCCATCCTCACACCATCCATCCTGGTCACTATGGTGCTGGTTGTGGCAATTCGGGCAATGGTGCTTGTTGGCATTTTACCAATTCTAATCAAAAGACTACACCTTTTCCATTCCGTTGTAATTGCTCACTCCTACTGTGAGCACATGGCCATGGTCAAGCTAGCTGCAGAAGACATCCGAGTCAATAAAACATGTGGTCTCCTAGTAGGTTTTACAATACTGGGATTTGACatgattttcatcttcatttcctATATCCTTATTTTCCAGGCTGTTTTTCATCTACACCAAAAGGAGGCACGGCTCAAAGCATTTAACACATGCACAgctcatatttttgttttccttgagttttatattcttgccttcttctcctttttcagCCACCGTTTTGGACATGTTGCTCCTTCTACCCACATCCTTCTTTCTACCATCTATCTCCTTGTGCCACCTGCACTCAACCCTATTGTCTATGGTGTAAAAAATAAGGTAATTCGTCAGCGTGTGGCACAGATTTTTCTTCTGAATCGTCACTCCCAGCAGTAA